The following are from one region of the Carnobacterium gallinarum DSM 4847 genome:
- a CDS encoding ATP-binding protein, with amino-acid sequence MDSKSKRTLFNLPKRKKLSLQSTIIVVVTVATIVSLIVSAVLIRNYVINKEFENTKDKISNIANLVAESSVVKEGLEKKVPQTDIQEYAEMVSETTSVDFVVILNTDLIRLSHPDKTVIGEPFSNIPDARKALTGKSHYSKQVGVLGEGYRYFTPIFNSQGEVIGVVCVGLTMVSMNREVSEAQKTILVGLILGLVVGVVGAIFLSQKVKAILFGLEPAEIATRLSEKDIIENEVSEGILAVSVERDVVLVNSEASKIFAKSTSQQEVQLGNKLDTDLYTVLFEQVFITKAKIKDQALYLSGIEVIASIAPIFIDDEVYGAVATFRDQSEMQYLIHELSGMEQYIDSMRAQTHEFMNKMHVILGLIELEKYHEVSLFIRQLTKDYQQEVGFVTEKIKIPAIAGFLLGKINEAKEQGVEIVLEENSFLPDLKASDSIHLLLQILGNLLDNAKEAAMQTTKKQVRLFLSYDLEGQILIIKVTDFGEGISIDIQQKMFERGFSTKGEHRGYGLNLIQTIVTNHHGFIEVKSQQGEGTAFYIEFPYEMEDLK; translated from the coding sequence ATGGATTCAAAATCAAAAAGAACTTTATTTAATTTACCTAAACGTAAAAAATTATCTTTGCAATCAACGATTATTGTTGTTGTGACAGTTGCTACAATTGTTTCTTTAATTGTATCAGCGGTACTTATTCGGAATTATGTGATTAATAAAGAGTTTGAAAATACAAAGGACAAAATTTCTAATATAGCCAATTTAGTTGCAGAAAGCAGTGTAGTTAAAGAGGGGCTTGAAAAAAAAGTTCCACAAACAGATATTCAAGAATATGCTGAGATGGTATCGGAAACGACGAGTGTTGATTTCGTGGTGATTCTGAATACCGACTTGATTCGCTTATCTCATCCAGATAAAACAGTGATTGGTGAACCTTTTTCAAATATTCCAGATGCTAGAAAAGCTTTAACAGGAAAAAGTCATTATTCCAAACAGGTTGGAGTGTTAGGAGAAGGTTATCGTTATTTTACACCGATTTTTAATAGCCAAGGTGAGGTTATTGGCGTTGTATGTGTTGGATTGACAATGGTTTCTATGAATCGTGAAGTCAGTGAAGCTCAAAAAACAATCTTAGTTGGCTTGATTTTAGGATTAGTTGTTGGAGTAGTCGGAGCTATTTTTTTATCTCAAAAAGTAAAAGCTATTTTATTTGGTCTAGAACCCGCAGAAATTGCTACACGTTTAAGTGAGAAAGATATTATTGAGAACGAAGTAAGTGAAGGGATTTTAGCTGTATCAGTTGAACGAGATGTCGTTTTAGTGAACAGTGAGGCGAGTAAAATCTTCGCTAAATCGACTAGCCAACAAGAAGTACAACTGGGAAATAAGCTAGATACTGATTTATATACAGTTTTATTTGAGCAAGTTTTTATCACAAAAGCGAAAATAAAGGATCAAGCATTGTATTTGAGTGGTATTGAAGTGATTGCTAGTATTGCACCAATATTTATTGATGATGAAGTATACGGGGCTGTAGCTACGTTTAGAGATCAATCTGAAATGCAGTATTTAATTCACGAATTAAGCGGAATGGAGCAATATATCGACTCAATGCGAGCGCAAACTCATGAATTTATGAATAAAATGCACGTGATTTTAGGATTGATTGAACTTGAAAAATATCATGAGGTATCGCTTTTTATTCGTCAATTGACAAAAGACTATCAACAAGAAGTTGGATTTGTTACTGAAAAAATCAAGATTCCAGCAATAGCCGGCTTTTTATTAGGTAAAATTAACGAAGCTAAGGAACAAGGTGTTGAGATTGTTTTAGAAGAGAATTCCTTTTTGCCGGATTTAAAGGCAAGTGACAGTATCCATCTCTTATTGCAAATTTTGGGAAACCTTTTAGATAATGCTAAAGAAGCGGCAATGCAAACTACCAAGAAACAGGTAAGATTGTTTCTTAGTTATGATTTAGAAGGACAAATTTTAATTATCAAAGTGACTGATTTTGGAGAAGGAATTTCAATAGATATTCAACAAAAGATGTTTGAACGAGGATTTTCAACTAAAGGCGAACATCGAGGATATGGTTTAAATTTAATTCAAACAATTGTGACAAATCATCATGGTTTTATTGAAGTGAAAAGTCAACAAGGAGAGGGAACCGCTTTTTATATTGAATTTCCTTATGAGATGGAGGACTTAAAGTGA
- a CDS encoding YdeI/OmpD-associated family protein, producing MEKTIVEKLKLQSYSKKTILNKPIDQSYLTELSDADNALNEKNYDLIFVFVYDFSGMQQIVQQISQGNYLKEKGYLFIAYPKKGNTRYPTFVHRDEIMPGLQVDEGGYLPDSPLKFSRMVSMDDTFTVVGIKEAGKEKMKKSTASSQRVADSGELVVKIQEDLYKNPTELSFYNQLTAGYQRDWARYVYSAKQAITQEKRKKEMIMILENGFKTREFYRQSLR from the coding sequence ATGGAAAAAACAATTGTTGAAAAACTAAAGTTACAATCTTACTCTAAAAAGACAATTCTAAATAAACCAATAGATCAATCTTATTTAACGGAATTAAGTGATGCAGACAATGCATTAAATGAGAAAAACTATGACTTGATTTTTGTATTTGTGTATGATTTTTCTGGTATGCAACAAATTGTACAACAGATTTCTCAAGGAAATTACTTGAAGGAGAAGGGGTATTTATTTATTGCATATCCTAAAAAAGGAAATACGCGTTACCCTACCTTTGTTCATCGTGATGAAATTATGCCAGGCTTACAAGTGGACGAAGGAGGCTATTTACCAGACAGTCCTTTGAAATTTTCACGAATGGTATCAATGGATGATACGTTTACGGTTGTGGGGATAAAAGAGGCGGGAAAAGAAAAAATGAAGAAATCTACTGCCAGTAGCCAACGTGTTGCTGATTCTGGTGAGTTGGTTGTGAAGATTCAAGAGGATTTATACAAAAATCCAACCGAATTGTCATTTTATAATCAATTAACGGCAGGATATCAACGAGACTGGGCGCGCTATGTGTATAGTGCTAAACAGGCAATCACTCAAGAGAAACGAAAAAAAGAAATGATTATGATATTGGAAAATGGTTTTAAAACCCGAGAATTTTATCGACAATCTTTGAGATAA
- a CDS encoding endonuclease MutS2 → MTITTYEKLQFSQVRNLIESHCVSTLGKARFKKLDPSSNPVVVNKRYQETEEARKILDAKLTMPFMGLAIVESLFQQLEKGLILEASGLIEMADFLRSGRMIRRFMEKHGSLAPTLGMYARSIHEYIEIEEEIYFSIKNGQVASEASKELKRVRRLMAEKESKIEERLTKFLKNKSNQKQIQEFFVSKKNERYTIPIKAAYKNQVAGTIVETSTKGTTVFIEPDVVTKLNDELTVLKMEESVEMYQILATLSGLLIEQIQEIQLNLEVIAEYDMIFARGKYSRAIQGVTPKLNQEGYIQLIQGRHPLLNTEEAVPLDFTIGKTYHGLIITGPNAGGKTVVLKTVGLLALMTLLGIQLPADAGTEMAIFAGVFVDIGDSQSLENALSTFSSHIQNIAEIMQTAPTNSLVLFDEIGSGTEPNEGAGLAIAILEEFYERGNCVVATTHYGEIKRYSELHPDFINAAMAFDQTTLTPLYKLLIGESGDSNALWIAKKMNLKTQVLQQAKQYMENKEYQLEKRKIKSAKVQAEHDKASVPISAYEKGDRVLLLEFNETGLVYEDNPLNETITIFYKDELHEIVPKRLKLEVKAAKLYPIDYNLDSLFSSYQTRKLEHDIQRGSKKALKKIHREIKAQKK, encoded by the coding sequence ATGACTATAACAACATATGAAAAACTTCAATTTAGTCAAGTTCGGAATTTAATTGAGAGCCACTGTGTGAGTACCTTAGGGAAAGCGCGATTTAAAAAATTAGACCCTAGTTCAAATCCAGTAGTAGTAAACAAGCGCTATCAAGAGACTGAAGAAGCACGAAAAATACTAGATGCCAAACTAACAATGCCTTTTATGGGATTGGCTATAGTAGAAAGTTTATTTCAGCAATTAGAAAAAGGATTGATTCTAGAGGCTAGTGGGTTAATTGAAATGGCTGATTTTTTACGAAGTGGTCGCATGATTCGCCGTTTTATGGAGAAACATGGTAGCTTAGCACCTACATTAGGGATGTATGCTCGTTCGATTCATGAATATATAGAAATTGAGGAAGAAATTTATTTTTCTATAAAAAATGGACAAGTTGCAAGTGAAGCTAGTAAAGAATTAAAACGTGTTCGTCGATTAATGGCTGAAAAAGAAAGCAAGATTGAAGAACGTTTAACGAAGTTTCTAAAAAATAAAAGTAATCAAAAACAAATTCAAGAGTTTTTTGTTAGTAAAAAAAATGAGCGCTACACAATCCCAATTAAGGCTGCCTATAAAAATCAAGTAGCTGGAACCATTGTTGAAACATCTACTAAAGGCACAACCGTTTTTATCGAGCCAGATGTGGTAACAAAATTAAATGATGAATTGACAGTATTGAAAATGGAAGAAAGTGTAGAAATGTATCAAATATTGGCGACGTTATCAGGTTTGCTAATTGAACAAATTCAAGAGATTCAACTTAATTTAGAAGTCATTGCTGAATACGATATGATATTTGCTCGTGGAAAATACAGTCGCGCCATTCAAGGTGTTACTCCTAAGTTAAATCAAGAGGGATACATCCAGTTGATTCAAGGTAGACATCCATTATTGAACACGGAAGAAGCAGTTCCATTAGATTTTACTATAGGAAAAACATATCATGGGTTAATTATTACTGGACCCAATGCTGGTGGGAAAACAGTTGTTTTAAAGACTGTTGGTTTGCTGGCTTTGATGACATTACTGGGCATCCAGTTACCAGCAGATGCAGGTACTGAAATGGCTATTTTTGCAGGTGTATTTGTAGATATTGGAGATAGCCAGAGTTTAGAAAATGCACTAAGTACATTTTCTTCTCATATTCAAAATATTGCTGAAATTATGCAGACTGCACCAACCAATAGCTTAGTTTTATTTGATGAAATTGGAAGCGGAACAGAGCCTAATGAAGGAGCTGGTTTAGCGATTGCGATATTGGAAGAATTCTATGAACGTGGCAATTGTGTTGTTGCAACAACTCATTATGGTGAAATTAAACGCTATTCAGAGCTGCATCCAGATTTTATTAATGCGGCAATGGCGTTTGACCAAACTACTTTAACGCCGTTATACAAGCTTTTAATTGGTGAATCTGGCGACAGTAATGCACTTTGGATTGCGAAGAAAATGAATTTAAAAACTCAAGTCCTTCAGCAAGCGAAGCAGTATATGGAGAATAAAGAGTACCAGTTAGAGAAACGGAAAATAAAATCAGCTAAAGTACAAGCAGAACATGACAAAGCTTCAGTTCCAATAAGTGCTTATGAAAAAGGAGATCGGGTGCTATTGTTAGAGTTCAATGAAACGGGGTTGGTGTATGAGGACAATCCCTTAAATGAGACGATTACTATTTTTTATAAAGATGAGTTGCATGAAATAGTGCCGAAACGTCTAAAATTAGAAGTGAAAGCAGCGAAGTTATATCCAATCGATTACAACCTAGACAGCTTGTTTAGCAGTTATCAAACACGCAAGCTAGAGCATGACATTCAAAGAGGTTCCAAGAAAGCCTTGAAAAAAATTCATCGTGAAATAAAAGCACAAAAAAAGTAG
- a CDS encoding response regulator, with protein MTKVLIIEDDPMVATLNQQFIQKIAEVEIIGNVRNIQDARALLAKESVDLLLLDVYLPGMTGLEFLAELHEKKMKVAVILITAANDVSTVKEAIYYGVVDYLIKPFTFERFKLAFEKFQELTNVTQEIQATDQSQLDKYFNSSRLINEEVPEFKNQEELPKGLSRFTLKKIYYQIKQHQSSFSTEELAGEVGLSRISTKKYLVFLAEIQVLEEEMEYLEIGRPLTLYRLNQAKTNDVHRYINE; from the coding sequence GTGACAAAGGTATTAATTATTGAAGATGATCCAATGGTTGCAACGTTAAATCAGCAGTTTATTCAAAAGATTGCTGAAGTTGAAATTATTGGCAATGTACGAAATATTCAAGATGCACGAGCGCTGTTAGCAAAAGAAAGTGTTGACTTATTATTATTAGATGTGTATTTACCAGGAATGACAGGACTAGAATTTTTAGCAGAATTACATGAGAAGAAAATGAAAGTAGCGGTTATTTTAATTACTGCGGCAAATGATGTTTCAACAGTGAAAGAGGCAATTTATTATGGGGTCGTTGATTATTTAATTAAACCATTCACTTTTGAACGTTTTAAATTAGCTTTTGAAAAGTTTCAAGAGCTAACAAATGTGACACAAGAAATTCAAGCAACAGATCAAAGCCAGCTGGATAAGTATTTTAATAGCTCTAGATTGATAAATGAGGAAGTTCCGGAATTCAAAAATCAAGAAGAATTACCTAAGGGATTATCACGTTTTACTTTGAAAAAAATCTATTATCAAATCAAACAGCATCAAAGCTCCTTTTCAACAGAAGAGTTAGCCGGAGAAGTCGGATTATCGAGAATTTCAACAAAAAAATATTTAGTATTTTTAGCAGAAATTCAAGTTTTGGAAGAAGAGATGGAATACTTAGAAATTGGAAGGCCATTGACTTTATATCGGTTGAATCAAGCAAAAACAAATGATGTTCATCGCTATATAAATGAATAA
- a CDS encoding 2-hydroxyacid dehydrogenase has product MFKIACYGVRPNEVPFFQSLNKYNYELTLVEELLTHENIETAKDHDAVLLRGNCVADRQNLAKLNEYGIKYVFTRTVGFNHIDLEAASHYHMEVARVPSYSPNAIAELSLTLAMMLLRNTAYTTSRTSFKNFVVDTQMFSREVRNCTVGIIGTGKIGLTEAKLFKGLGAKVIGYDVFESDAAKDVLEFKTLDHLLAESDIVSIHVPYFPGQNDKMINSDFLAKMKEDAILINTARGELQDNEAILEALENNQLAGFATDVFANEKDLFFKAFQPWQALPDPTVQKLVDLYPRVLVTPHIGSNTDEALANMVETSFENFNDILTTGKTANAVELPVIA; this is encoded by the coding sequence ATGTTTAAAATTGCTTGTTACGGAGTTCGCCCAAATGAAGTGCCTTTCTTTCAATCATTGAACAAATACAATTATGAATTAACTTTGGTGGAAGAATTACTAACTCACGAAAATATTGAAACAGCTAAAGATCATGATGCTGTTTTATTAAGAGGAAATTGTGTTGCAGACCGTCAAAATTTAGCTAAATTGAATGAGTATGGCATTAAATATGTCTTCACTAGAACAGTTGGATTCAACCATATTGATCTAGAAGCTGCAAGTCACTACCATATGGAAGTGGCTCGTGTCCCTTCTTATTCACCAAATGCAATTGCTGAATTATCTCTAACTCTAGCAATGATGCTTTTACGTAACACGGCTTACACCACTTCAAGAACATCTTTTAAAAACTTTGTTGTTGATACACAAATGTTTAGTCGTGAAGTTCGTAACTGTACAGTTGGAATCATCGGAACAGGTAAAATCGGTTTAACAGAAGCTAAACTATTTAAAGGATTAGGTGCAAAAGTCATTGGGTATGATGTATTTGAATCAGATGCTGCAAAAGACGTGTTAGAATTCAAAACATTAGATCATTTATTAGCCGAAAGTGACATTGTAAGTATTCACGTGCCCTATTTCCCAGGTCAAAACGATAAAATGATTAACTCAGACTTCTTAGCCAAAATGAAAGAAGATGCTATTCTAATCAATACAGCTCGTGGTGAATTACAAGATAATGAAGCAATTCTTGAAGCACTTGAAAACAACCAACTTGCTGGATTCGCAACAGATGTCTTTGCCAATGAAAAGGATTTATTCTTTAAAGCATTCCAACCGTGGCAAGCTTTACCTGATCCAACTGTTCAAAAATTGGTTGATCTCTATCCACGTGTTTTAGTCACTCCACATATTGGTTCTAATACTGATGAAGCATTAGCTAACATGGTAGAAACCAGTTTTGAAAACTTTAATGATATTTTAACTACTGGCAAAACAGCAAATGCTGTAGAGCTTCCTGTTATTGCATAA
- a CDS encoding helix-turn-helix domain-containing protein codes for MENIGEKIRTLRLQKKMNQKEFAQGICSNVTLSNIENNKQNPSMDILIKICDKLSISLQDLYDEEADTETKSYLKQSFSCLQWLCGMHRHKDAYLMITKEINEDQLLTVDFQKKYYYYLGITQVVYLRKTDEAIFNFSRVLNTENEDNLEKIEDILALNGLGVAYWHQNEMDKAGFYFDKSLKHMKKFETADLSEKKELAKISFNTAKHYSANKDYQKAVDLCREGIEVLIQIDSRYNLSALYFELGYNLFKLGDTVAGSKNYFIAKGLAFVDRNDHVIEAIDIELKKHQIVFDYIT; via the coding sequence ATGGAAAATATTGGAGAAAAAATTAGAACATTACGTCTTCAAAAAAAAATGAACCAAAAAGAATTTGCCCAAGGAATTTGTTCAAATGTAACATTAAGTAATATTGAAAACAATAAACAAAATCCATCAATGGATATTCTGATTAAAATTTGCGATAAACTCTCAATTTCCTTGCAGGATTTATATGATGAAGAGGCTGATACAGAAACTAAAAGCTATTTAAAACAAAGTTTTAGTTGTTTGCAATGGTTGTGTGGAATGCATCGACATAAAGATGCTTACTTGATGATAACGAAAGAAATTAATGAAGATCAATTGCTTACTGTTGATTTTCAAAAAAAATATTATTATTATTTAGGAATTACTCAAGTTGTTTATTTAAGGAAAACAGATGAAGCTATTTTCAACTTTAGTCGTGTTTTAAACACTGAAAATGAAGATAATCTAGAAAAAATTGAAGATATTTTGGCTCTCAATGGTTTAGGCGTGGCTTACTGGCATCAAAATGAGATGGACAAAGCCGGTTTTTATTTTGATAAATCATTGAAGCATATGAAAAAATTTGAAACGGCAGATTTATCAGAGAAAAAAGAACTAGCGAAAATTTCCTTTAATACGGCGAAACATTACTCAGCAAATAAAGATTACCAAAAAGCTGTTGATTTATGTAGAGAAGGAATAGAAGTATTGATACAGATTGATTCACGTTATAATTTAAGTGCTTTGTATTTTGAGTTAGGCTATAATTTGTTTAAACTAGGTGATACTGTGGCGGGTTCTAAAAATTATTTTATTGCCAAAGGACTAGCTTTTGTTGATAGAAATGACCATGTGATTGAGGCCATTGATATAGAATTAAAAAAACATCAGATTGTTTTTGATTATATCACGTAG
- a CDS encoding AEC family transporter, with product MNILEIIKTTVTDMNIISAITSTVFIILLGFFCRKKGIFSAEVGKLLSKVVLTVALPALAFNAFMQDIDPDTLKQGMNVLIWGIAIYIILIFVSKPFFLSYKGDRQDTLRVLTIFGSTTFFGTPIVSAIYGPIGVMFSSIFNIGYRIFLYSYGYIKMSGLKMELKNIKTMFLNPIIIATFAGLIIWIFQGYMPQVTVAGLDGAAAHQVAFLRIDQTAVWLFKPMTYLAGLASPLAWLSIGSTLGEISFKKAASDKTSWYYSVVKVILVPAINIVLLALLSVTGILPVSFTALATIVIMMATPTATVAAAYAISFDKDALLASNASLLSTVTAVVMTPIWIIILEVISKTGLF from the coding sequence ATGAACATCTTAGAAATTATTAAAACGACTGTCACGGACATGAATATTATTAGCGCCATCACATCAACAGTCTTTATTATCTTACTTGGCTTCTTTTGCCGCAAAAAAGGGATCTTCTCAGCAGAAGTCGGAAAATTATTATCTAAAGTCGTTTTAACAGTAGCATTACCTGCCTTAGCTTTTAATGCTTTTATGCAAGATATTGATCCTGATACATTAAAACAAGGGATGAACGTTTTAATCTGGGGAATTGCGATTTATATTATTTTAATTTTTGTATCAAAACCCTTCTTTCTTAGTTATAAAGGGGATCGTCAAGATACCTTACGTGTGTTAACTATTTTTGGTTCAACAACATTTTTCGGCACACCGATTGTTAGTGCTATCTACGGACCTATTGGTGTAATGTTTAGCTCAATCTTTAACATTGGCTACCGCATTTTCCTTTACTCATATGGCTACATTAAAATGAGTGGTTTAAAAATGGAATTAAAAAATATTAAAACAATGTTCTTAAATCCAATCATTATTGCAACTTTTGCTGGTTTAATTATTTGGATTTTCCAAGGTTATATGCCACAAGTTACCGTCGCTGGATTAGATGGTGCCGCTGCTCATCAAGTTGCTTTTCTACGTATTGATCAAACGGCAGTCTGGTTATTTAAACCAATGACTTATTTAGCAGGTTTAGCTTCACCACTTGCTTGGTTATCTATCGGTTCAACATTAGGTGAAATTAGCTTTAAAAAAGCTGCTTCAGATAAAACTTCATGGTACTACAGCGTGGTCAAAGTTATTCTTGTACCAGCTATTAACATCGTTTTATTAGCCTTATTATCTGTTACTGGTATTTTACCAGTTAGCTTCACAGCACTTGCTACTATCGTTATTATGATGGCAACTCCAACAGCTACAGTTGCTGCCGCTTATGCCATTAGTTTTGATAAAGATGCTCTTCTGGCATCAAACGCCTCACTCTTATCAACCGTCACCGCTGTTGTGATGACACCCATCTGGATTATCATTCTAGAAGTTATTAGCAAAACAGGTTTATTCTAA
- a CDS encoding ISNCY family transposase, protein MNEDKKYNVIKAVTEKRKDKKRACVELDLSIRQVNRLIQKYQEGGKAVFSHGNRGKKQMHAVPEDVKKQIIGLYQQFNIKPNVKHFTEILKEDYAICYTDTTIRNILYLANIISPKTQRKTRKKIKARIKAQSMKAKTKLDNPLLPRAEDQLASPEKIHPSRSRKKYQGELIQMDASSYNWFGNDVTHLHLAIDDASGDIVGGYFDTQETLNGYYHVLHQILRNRGIPLAFLTDKRTVFDYQSKTKKVVEEDTFTQFGFACHQLGIDIRTSSIPQAKGRVERLNGTVQSRLPVDLELAGIQSIVEANHFLTKWIQSFNRKFGNKTKESIYEKAPTKSEMNLLLARVANRKIDSGHHIRYQNNYYLPTEGSEDQYFTRGSKALVIESFNGEIYVNIAEKIYTTRRLKEHDDYSTEFDPIPEQKKERRQYIPPQSHPWKLESFKRYLRSIGKTLEEYEAERAA, encoded by the coding sequence ATGAATGAAGATAAGAAATATAACGTAATAAAAGCTGTCACAGAAAAAAGAAAAGATAAGAAGAGAGCTTGTGTTGAACTAGATCTCTCGATCAGACAAGTCAATCGATTAATCCAAAAATATCAAGAAGGAGGAAAGGCTGTTTTTTCACACGGCAATAGAGGAAAAAAACAGATGCATGCCGTACCGGAGGATGTAAAAAAACAAATCATTGGGCTTTATCAACAGTTTAATATAAAACCGAATGTGAAGCACTTTACTGAAATATTAAAGGAGGATTATGCGATCTGTTACACCGATACAACGATTCGAAATATTTTATACCTAGCGAATATTATCTCACCTAAAACACAAAGAAAGACACGAAAAAAAATAAAAGCTCGAATCAAAGCACAATCAATGAAAGCAAAGACAAAGCTTGATAATCCACTGCTTCCAAGAGCCGAAGATCAACTGGCTTCACCCGAAAAAATCCATCCTAGCCGCTCTAGGAAAAAATACCAAGGAGAGCTGATTCAAATGGATGCCAGTTCATACAATTGGTTCGGGAACGACGTCACCCATCTTCACTTAGCGATTGATGACGCTTCTGGGGATATCGTTGGTGGGTATTTCGACACGCAAGAAACGCTCAATGGCTATTATCATGTGCTCCATCAGATCCTCCGTAACCGAGGGATTCCTTTAGCTTTTTTAACCGATAAACGAACCGTTTTTGACTATCAATCCAAAACCAAGAAAGTCGTTGAGGAAGATACCTTCACGCAATTTGGTTTTGCCTGCCATCAACTCGGTATTGACATTCGTACCTCCTCTATTCCACAAGCGAAAGGCCGTGTAGAACGATTAAACGGCACGGTTCAATCACGACTTCCTGTAGATTTAGAATTAGCAGGGATCCAATCTATTGTGGAAGCCAATCATTTTTTAACAAAATGGATTCAATCATTTAACAGGAAGTTTGGTAATAAGACGAAGGAATCAATCTATGAGAAGGCACCTACGAAATCAGAGATGAATTTATTATTAGCACGAGTCGCAAATAGAAAAATCGATAGTGGGCATCACATTCGGTATCAAAATAACTACTATTTACCGACGGAGGGTAGCGAAGATCAGTACTTTACACGCGGATCAAAAGCCCTCGTTATCGAATCCTTTAACGGCGAAATCTATGTAAATATCGCTGAAAAAATATACACAACAAGGAGACTGAAAGAACATGACGACTATTCAACAGAGTTTGACCCGATTCCAGAGCAAAAAAAAGAAAGACGCCAGTATATTCCCCCACAATCTCACCCGTGGAAACTAGAGTCTTTCAAAAGATATCTTCGCAGCATCGGAAAAACACTCGAAGAATACGAAGCTGAACGAGCAGCTTAA
- a CDS encoding WapI family immunity protein, whose amino-acid sequence MAIVKNTDKNITLMLRLLNNKFLEIRESSHESWIPFSLKLEIGQEAYEYEAKRGAFFTLYEINRLIGELEKNIQEKETLNTFEEIEFYSSQAYFGMIFLDPLEADLIEVEFWFNMDILSQGKTQGYDQGYRFAIEVEDLKHFVAEIKYELREILIKEG is encoded by the coding sequence ATGGCAATAGTAAAAAATACAGATAAAAACATTACATTAATGTTGAGATTGTTAAACAATAAATTTTTAGAAATTAGAGAAAGTAGCCATGAGTCTTGGATACCTTTTTCATTAAAATTGGAAATTGGCCAAGAGGCTTATGAATATGAAGCGAAACGTGGGGCTTTTTTCACTTTATATGAAATTAATCGTTTAATTGGAGAACTTGAAAAAAATATCCAAGAAAAAGAAACCCTTAATACATTTGAAGAAATTGAATTTTATTCGTCACAAGCCTATTTTGGAATGATTTTTTTAGATCCATTAGAGGCAGATTTAATTGAAGTGGAATTTTGGTTTAATATGGATATTTTATCTCAAGGAAAAACACAAGGGTATGACCAAGGATATCGATTTGCAATTGAAGTGGAAGATTTAAAACATTTTGTAGCAGAAATAAAGTATGAATTAAGAGAAATTTTAATTAAAGAGGGGTAG